A single Desulfovibrio gilichinskyi DNA region contains:
- a CDS encoding Na+/H+ antiporter NhaC family protein: MKYEANGWALAPLALFLVIFIGTGLSLTMNGTNMAFYQLSATVAILPAIAWAVWMGKGKIKDKINIFLSGAGESGIITMCMIYLLAGGFASVAKAIGGVESTVNLGLSIIPASMVLPGLFIIAAFIATAMGTSMGTIAAIAPIAVGVADKTDIASALLMGAVVGGAMFGDNLSMISDTTIAATRTQGCEMGDKFKLNFMIAIPAAVLTVVILYMLGEGGQVLQQGTYSLVKVLPYIIILVMAVVGINVFIVLGAGIVFTGIVGLFAVADFSVLKFSQDIYSGFTGMQEILVLSLMIGGLGELIKYHGGITYIISFIGKLTRGTKSTRAGEFSISALSVLSDLCTANNTVAIILTGGMAKEIAKSHNVDPRRSASLLDIFSCVIQGLIPYGAQILLAGSISQLSPLEIVGNMYYCFILAFVAIISILTGFPRIKK, from the coding sequence ATGAAATACGAAGCTAATGGGTGGGCGTTAGCCCCTCTTGCCTTATTTTTAGTGATATTTATAGGTACTGGTCTTTCCCTTACTATGAACGGAACAAACATGGCGTTCTATCAATTGTCCGCCACTGTTGCCATTCTTCCTGCGATTGCATGGGCTGTCTGGATGGGGAAAGGGAAAATAAAAGATAAAATAAATATTTTCCTCAGTGGTGCCGGAGAATCCGGAATCATTACAATGTGTATGATTTACTTGCTTGCCGGAGGATTCGCTTCAGTTGCAAAGGCAATCGGGGGCGTTGAGTCTACAGTTAATTTAGGTTTATCAATAATTCCGGCTTCAATGGTTCTTCCCGGTTTGTTTATCATTGCGGCATTCATTGCAACTGCAATGGGTACTTCAATGGGAACCATTGCCGCCATTGCTCCGATTGCGGTCGGCGTAGCGGATAAAACAGATATAGCTTCAGCTCTGCTTATGGGAGCGGTTGTCGGCGGCGCAATGTTCGGAGATAACTTGTCCATGATTTCTGATACGACTATTGCGGCAACCCGTACGCAAGGTTGTGAGATGGGCGATAAATTTAAATTGAATTTTATGATTGCTATCCCCGCAGCGGTTTTGACGGTAGTTATTTTATATATGCTCGGTGAAGGCGGTCAGGTCTTGCAGCAGGGGACATACAGCCTAGTTAAAGTTTTGCCGTACATTATTATTCTCGTAATGGCGGTTGTAGGGATTAATGTATTTATTGTTCTTGGCGCAGGGATTGTTTTTACTGGAATTGTCGGTTTATTCGCAGTTGCTGATTTTAGCGTGCTTAAATTTTCTCAAGATATTTATTCCGGTTTCACGGGAATGCAGGAAATTTTAGTTCTGTCATTGATGATTGGCGGACTTGGAGAATTGATTAAATACCATGGCGGGATTACCTATATTATCAGTTTTATAGGTAAGTTGACACGCGGGACTAAGTCAACTCGCGCAGGAGAGTTCAGCATCAGTGCTTTGTCCGTTTTATCTGACCTATGTACTGCAAATAACACTGTAGCAATCATTCTGACTGGTGGAATGGCAAAAGAAATTGCAAAAAGCCATAATGTAGATCCGCGTCGCAGTGCCAGCCTTTTGGATATTTTTTCCTGTGTTATTCAGGGATTGATTCCTTATGGTGCGCAAATTCTGCTTGCAGGTTCCATATCACAGCTATCTCCGTTAGAAATTGTCGGAAACATGTACTATTGCTTCATACTGGCGTTTGTTGCGATAATCAGTATTCTCACCGGATTTCCACGGATTAAAAAATAG
- a CDS encoding cytochrome c3 family protein, whose amino-acid sequence MKNLFIVCLICLGMTVLAIAANAGDKKAVEAPEGDLMINFIKGNSKSNIGVSFNHANHENYECVDCHHALKKTKVPTSCATCHTNFEPVPVKGYKSYFKAMHIKRNNTKRNSCLSCHVKEFGNDPKMTGCTASVCHPKGIR is encoded by the coding sequence ATGAAAAACTTATTTATCGTGTGCCTCATCTGTCTAGGCATGACGGTTTTAGCTATCGCAGCAAACGCAGGTGACAAAAAAGCGGTTGAAGCTCCTGAAGGTGATCTTATGATCAACTTCATTAAGGGTAACAGCAAAAGCAATATCGGAGTTAGTTTCAATCACGCAAATCATGAAAATTATGAATGTGTTGATTGCCACCATGCTCTGAAAAAAACCAAGGTTCCTACAAGTTGTGCGACCTGTCACACAAACTTTGAACCGGTCCCTGTCAAAGGTTACAAGTCTTACTTCAAGGCAATGCATATTAAACGCAACAACACAAAGCGTAATTCATGCTTATCGTGTCACGTTAAAGAATTCGGAAATGATCCTAAAATGACTGGATGCACAGCCTCCGTATGTCATCCTAAAGGAATCAGATAA
- a CDS encoding 4Fe-4S dicluster domain-containing protein: MNGKSFFVDLTLCTACRGCQVACKQWKKLPAEHTRNVGSHQNPQDLSSKTIRLVRFNEVHDDKGKLSWLFFPEQCRHCIEPPCKYMINMYAPGGVTQDPETGAVVMTDKAVIIPGKITSEEICPYNVPRQDPKTGLWNKCDMCIDRVEMGMLPSCVKSCPTGTMNFGDRDDMLALANKRLAEVQKTKPKAFLADPEDVRVIYLCESAPENYHDHLLASAEQRNTMMAHGPVSTKQSRRGFLKAAVGKNNKA; this comes from the coding sequence ATGAACGGTAAATCCTTTTTTGTAGACCTCACTCTCTGTACCGCCTGCCGCGGTTGTCAGGTAGCCTGCAAGCAGTGGAAAAAACTGCCTGCGGAACATACTCGTAATGTGGGATCACATCAGAACCCGCAGGACTTGTCTTCTAAAACTATTCGCCTTGTACGCTTTAATGAAGTGCATGATGATAAAGGTAAGCTGAGCTGGCTGTTCTTTCCTGAACAGTGCCGGCATTGTATTGAGCCTCCATGTAAATACATGATCAATATGTATGCGCCCGGAGGAGTAACTCAAGACCCTGAAACCGGCGCAGTTGTAATGACGGATAAGGCCGTCATCATACCGGGTAAAATTACAAGTGAAGAGATCTGCCCTTACAATGTACCGCGTCAAGACCCGAAAACAGGTCTGTGGAACAAATGTGACATGTGCATAGACAGAGTTGAAATGGGTATGCTTCCTTCGTGTGTGAAGAGCTGTCCGACCGGAACCATGAACTTCGGTGATCGTGATGATATGCTCGCGCTTGCGAATAAGCGTCTGGCAGAGGTTCAAAAGACCAAGCCGAAAGCTTTCCTTGCCGACCCTGAAGATGTTCGGGTTATCTACCTGTGCGAATCAGCACCGGAAAATTATCATGATCATCTTCTGGCTTCAGCTGAACAGCGTAATACTATGATGGCTCATGGCCCTGTTTCTACAAAGCAATCACGTCGCGGTTTTTTGAAAGCGGCTGTCGGTAAAAACAACAAAGCCTAA
- the fdnG gene encoding formate dehydrogenase-N subunit alpha, whose translation MRINRRDFVKLTTVAAAGLAAVPAFGGLSKAFAAPAVDRAKNLDPKWTKQTTSVCAFCSVGCGLLVNTSLETKRAVNVEGDPDHPINEGSLCAKGASSIQMTENPDRPGKFLYRAPYGEEFVEKDWDFCKKRIARLIKDSRDKSFQEKNDKGQVVNRTMGIASLGSAALDNEECLAMHSFMRSLGLVYVEHQARIUHSATVAALVESFGRGAMTNHWNDLQNSDCILIMGSNAAENHPISFKWAVKAQQRGGKIIHVDPRFTRTSARSDAYIALRSGTDIAVLGGMINYIINNKKYFLEYMVNYTNAAFIVGKDYGFNDGLFSGFNHTTNSYDQSKWAFELDENGVPKQDKSLKNPRCVFQILKDHYSRYTPEKVSSISGVSTKDLELLYKTYTATGVKDKAGTIMYAMGWTQHSVGVQNIRAMAMIQLMLGNIGIAGGGVNALRGECNVQGSTDYALLYHILPGYLKTPLAGQDTLEQYNNTYTPASKDPESANWWQNYPKYSASLIKAMYSEDTPEEGYQYLPRLDSHKASVYSWIPLIDRMYEGGFSGGLVWGMNPACSSSDSFKTRKALSKLDWMVNVNLFRCETSDFWKGPDMDPKKVKTETFFIPCASAIEKEGSVSNSGRWMQWRYKGPDTFGDVKTDGHYFHEIWEELVHLYEAEGGAYPEPITHLSFNNMCEKNEEGKYEFSAQQTAKLANGWFTKDTVVNGKSFKKGQQVPSFAFLQADGSTTSGNWLYCNSVTDEGNKAERHDASQTKEQAKIGLFPNWTWCWPVNRRILYNRASVDSNGNPWNPEKPVIAWNGTKWIGDVPDGGWKPGTKHPFIMQKNGFGQLFGPGRADGPLPEYYEPLECPVADHPFSKRLHSPTAVQILSEKKAVCNPRYPFVGTTYRVTEHWQTGSMTRWQSWLVEAEPQMFVEISPELAKLRGIENGDKVTIESIRGSLWAIAMVTERISPYLIQGQQIHMVGMPWHFGWVTPINGGDSANIVTPNVGDPNTGIPEYKAFMVNLRKWKEGDR comes from the coding sequence ATGAGAATTAATCGTAGAGATTTTGTGAAACTTACAACGGTTGCAGCCGCCGGGCTTGCTGCTGTTCCGGCTTTCGGCGGACTCAGTAAGGCTTTTGCAGCTCCGGCTGTTGATCGGGCTAAAAACCTTGATCCTAAATGGACCAAACAAACCACTTCAGTCTGTGCTTTCTGCTCTGTCGGTTGCGGTCTTTTAGTAAACACCTCACTTGAAACCAAACGGGCAGTCAACGTTGAAGGTGATCCTGATCACCCTATTAATGAAGGCTCGCTTTGCGCTAAGGGAGCAAGCTCTATTCAGATGACAGAAAATCCGGATCGTCCCGGAAAATTTCTGTACCGCGCACCTTACGGTGAAGAATTTGTAGAAAAAGATTGGGACTTTTGCAAAAAACGTATTGCCCGTCTTATAAAAGATTCTCGCGACAAATCTTTTCAGGAAAAGAATGATAAAGGTCAGGTCGTTAACCGCACCATGGGAATCGCTTCTCTTGGTTCAGCTGCGCTGGATAATGAAGAATGTCTAGCTATGCACAGCTTCATGCGTTCTTTAGGCCTGGTCTATGTTGAACATCAGGCAAGGATCTGACACAGCGCAACAGTTGCGGCTCTGGTAGAGTCGTTCGGACGCGGCGCGATGACAAATCACTGGAACGATTTACAAAACAGTGATTGTATTTTGATAATGGGCAGTAACGCTGCCGAAAATCATCCAATTTCCTTTAAATGGGCTGTAAAAGCACAGCAGCGCGGCGGCAAAATCATACATGTCGACCCACGCTTCACACGCACATCAGCCAGATCTGATGCTTATATTGCTTTACGCTCAGGTACTGATATCGCTGTCCTCGGCGGTATGATCAACTATATCATCAATAATAAAAAGTATTTCCTTGAATACATGGTCAACTATACCAATGCAGCTTTTATAGTTGGCAAAGATTACGGATTTAACGACGGTTTATTCAGCGGATTCAACCACACCACCAATTCATACGACCAGTCAAAGTGGGCTTTTGAACTTGATGAAAATGGTGTTCCGAAACAAGATAAGAGTTTGAAAAATCCTCGTTGTGTATTCCAGATTCTTAAAGATCACTACTCACGGTATACACCTGAAAAAGTTTCATCTATTTCCGGTGTTTCAACTAAGGATCTTGAATTACTCTACAAGACATACACAGCTACCGGCGTGAAAGATAAAGCCGGAACTATCATGTACGCAATGGGCTGGACGCAGCATTCAGTCGGAGTTCAGAACATTCGCGCCATGGCAATGATCCAGCTAATGCTTGGTAACATAGGTATTGCCGGCGGAGGTGTTAACGCACTTCGCGGTGAATGTAACGTTCAGGGTTCAACTGACTACGCTCTCCTTTACCATATCCTTCCCGGCTATCTTAAAACTCCGCTTGCAGGTCAAGATACTCTTGAGCAATACAACAATACTTATACTCCTGCCAGCAAGGACCCGGAAAGTGCCAACTGGTGGCAGAATTATCCTAAGTACTCTGCCAGCCTTATAAAGGCGATGTATTCTGAGGACACACCGGAAGAAGGATATCAATATCTTCCTCGTCTGGATTCACATAAAGCCAGTGTCTATTCATGGATTCCACTGATCGACAGAATGTATGAAGGCGGATTTAGCGGCGGTCTTGTATGGGGAATGAACCCTGCGTGTTCGAGTTCTGACTCATTTAAAACCCGTAAGGCTCTCAGCAAACTGGACTGGATGGTCAACGTAAACCTTTTCCGCTGTGAAACAAGTGACTTCTGGAAAGGTCCGGACATGGACCCAAAGAAGGTCAAGACTGAAACATTCTTTATCCCGTGTGCTTCTGCTATTGAAAAAGAAGGATCAGTCTCCAACTCAGGTCGCTGGATGCAATGGCGTTACAAGGGACCTGACACCTTTGGTGATGTAAAGACTGACGGTCATTACTTCCACGAAATATGGGAAGAGCTTGTTCACCTTTATGAAGCCGAAGGCGGTGCATACCCTGAACCGATCACACATTTAAGTTTCAATAATATGTGTGAAAAGAATGAAGAAGGTAAGTACGAATTCAGTGCTCAGCAGACAGCTAAACTTGCAAACGGATGGTTCACAAAAGATACTGTCGTAAACGGTAAATCATTTAAAAAAGGGCAGCAGGTTCCGAGCTTTGCTTTCTTACAGGCTGACGGTTCAACAACTTCCGGTAACTGGCTGTATTGCAACTCCGTAACCGATGAAGGCAATAAAGCTGAACGGCATGATGCTTCTCAGACTAAAGAACAGGCAAAAATCGGTTTGTTCCCTAACTGGACATGGTGCTGGCCTGTTAACCGTCGTATTCTATATAACCGTGCATCTGTAGACTCCAACGGTAATCCTTGGAATCCGGAAAAACCTGTCATTGCATGGAACGGCACAAAATGGATCGGCGATGTTCCTGATGGCGGATGGAAGCCCGGAACAAAACATCCATTTATCATGCAGAAAAATGGCTTCGGACAGCTGTTCGGCCCAGGTCGCGCTGATGGACCGCTTCCTGAATACTATGAACCGCTGGAATGTCCGGTTGCAGACCATCCATTCTCCAAGCGTCTTCACAGCCCGACAGCTGTGCAGATTCTAAGTGAGAAAAAAGCAGTTTGTAACCCGCGCTATCCATTTGTCGGAACAACTTATCGTGTCACCGAACATTGGCAGACTGGCTCAATGACCCGCTGGCAATCATGGCTCGTTGAAGCTGAGCCGCAGATGTTTGTAGAAATCAGCCCGGAACTGGCTAAACTTCGCGGAATTGAAAACGGTGACAAAGTCACAATTGAAAGTATTCGCGGTTCACTGTGGGCTATTGCAATGGTTACCGAACGAATCAGCCCTTACTTAATTCAAGGGCAACAGATTCATATGGTCGGTATGCCATGGCATTTCGGATGGGTAACACCTATCAACGGCGGAGACTCCGCTAATATAGTTACTCCGAACGTCGGCGACCCGAATACCGGTATTCCTGAATATAAAGCCTTTATGGTGAATCTGCGCAAGTGGAAGGAGGGTGACAGATAA
- the gcvT gene encoding glycine cleavage system aminomethyltransferase GcvT, whose translation MSSLRTTPLTEWHRENGAKLVPFAGFEMPVQYQGIIIEHKHTREKAGVFDISHMGEFLLSGKGAKDALNKLVTQNLDTLAPGKCRYGFLPNEKGGVLDDLIIYCLAEDSYMLVVNGACEEGDFNWIDSHLPDGVNFENISYETAKIDLQGPLSLDVLEKVFGREFKHLKYFNFEQTEFDGYKLIISRTGYTGELGYEFYLPADKAQSLWEKLVAVDSVEPIGLGARDTLRLELGYPLYGQDLDTDHNPREGGYSFVLSDDAFTDVKEMLIPLTIEGRRSARHGDKVLLDGKEVGIVTSGSFSPTLGYSVALAYVKAEVADAETFIVKGTRTDLTAVKSELPFYKAGTARKKLD comes from the coding sequence TTGTCATCTTTACGCACTACCCCCCTTACTGAATGGCACCGTGAAAATGGAGCTAAACTTGTTCCTTTCGCCGGTTTTGAAATGCCTGTTCAATATCAAGGTATTATCATAGAGCACAAACATACCCGCGAAAAAGCAGGTGTCTTCGATATCAGCCATATGGGCGAATTCTTACTCTCCGGAAAAGGAGCAAAGGATGCTCTCAATAAACTGGTAACGCAAAATCTTGACACACTCGCCCCCGGTAAATGCCGCTATGGTTTTTTGCCAAACGAAAAAGGCGGAGTTCTAGACGACCTTATTATCTACTGCCTTGCTGAAGATTCCTACATGCTTGTTGTTAACGGAGCCTGTGAAGAAGGCGATTTCAACTGGATAGACAGTCATCTTCCAGATGGAGTTAATTTCGAAAACATTTCTTACGAAACAGCTAAAATTGACTTACAAGGTCCACTTTCTTTAGATGTCCTTGAAAAAGTATTTGGTAGAGAATTTAAACATCTTAAATATTTCAACTTTGAACAAACTGAATTTGACGGTTATAAGCTCATTATCAGCCGTACAGGTTATACAGGCGAACTTGGCTATGAATTCTACCTCCCTGCTGACAAGGCTCAATCCCTTTGGGAAAAACTTGTTGCTGTAGACAGTGTCGAACCCATAGGACTCGGAGCACGTGATACTTTACGCCTTGAACTCGGATATCCACTCTACGGTCAAGATTTGGATACTGATCATAATCCGCGTGAAGGCGGTTACTCCTTCGTACTTTCTGACGATGCTTTCACGGACGTTAAAGAAATGTTGATTCCTTTAACCATTGAAGGCCGTCGCTCAGCAAGACATGGAGACAAAGTTCTTCTTGATGGTAAAGAAGTCGGAATTGTTACCAGCGGCTCTTTCTCTCCGACTTTAGGGTATTCAGTAGCTCTTGCTTATGTTAAGGCCGAAGTTGCAGATGCAGAAACATTTATAGTCAAAGGAACACGCACAGACCTGACTGCTGTGAAAAGTGAACTTCCATTCTATAAAGCTGGAACTGCACGCAAAAAACTTGATTAA
- a CDS encoding DUF6485 family protein: MSFDKCNNQEKKDFECPCTYAGCPRHGRCCDCVHYHRKKDQLPACYFTAEQEKTYNRSIDFFIECRDK; the protein is encoded by the coding sequence GTGAGTTTTGATAAATGTAACAACCAAGAAAAGAAAGATTTTGAGTGTCCATGTACATACGCAGGTTGCCCGAGGCATGGCCGTTGCTGCGACTGCGTGCATTATCATCGTAAGAAAGATCAGTTGCCCGCGTGCTATTTCACTGCCGAGCAAGAAAAAACATATAATAGAAGTATAGACTTTTTTATTGAGTGCAGGGATAAATAG
- a CDS encoding GAF domain-containing protein: MPRNEILINILSIVCNVFEAHTVVLYLPDGQHGYGLSTFFSLGDDVNPIGSPLQIKSLSGIVLNKKEPLFINNMDKKGATPLGYYGTKEDGKIKAFMGTPLDNALGVICLDSKRTYSFSTKDLKILSQFGKMIASILTCISSADAEGKKNEYFLTLKLLHDLRKRQPKWDAFLNNLLEMTVAASTYSHAFLTVIDQRGTSFYVEGENKPILHKGDSKSIAFPIGSGLVGWVYKNQESIFIDENSQGQACSRLLGASAATKEFLSVICLPLVFQKKTRGVLVLANESPLKISEDLKDFLFMVSEYLTQFLENLFLKSKLVEARTALQKVTPAKNNATILINDN, from the coding sequence ATGCCTAGAAATGAAATTTTGATAAATATTCTCAGCATTGTCTGCAATGTATTTGAAGCGCATACTGTTGTATTGTACCTGCCTGACGGACAACACGGTTATGGACTTTCGACATTTTTCAGCCTTGGCGATGATGTAAATCCCATTGGTAGTCCATTGCAGATTAAGAGTCTGTCCGGAATTGTTCTTAACAAAAAAGAGCCTCTTTTTATCAATAACATGGATAAAAAAGGGGCAACCCCGCTCGGTTATTACGGTACAAAGGAAGATGGAAAGATTAAAGCATTCATGGGAACTCCGCTTGATAATGCACTTGGAGTTATCTGTTTAGACAGTAAACGGACATATTCTTTCAGTACCAAGGATTTAAAAATTCTTTCTCAATTCGGTAAAATGATAGCTTCGATACTTACGTGCATCAGTTCTGCCGATGCTGAAGGCAAGAAGAATGAGTATTTTTTGACTTTAAAATTGCTTCATGACCTTCGGAAAAGACAGCCTAAATGGGATGCCTTTTTAAATAATCTTTTAGAAATGACGGTTGCAGCCAGTACTTATTCTCATGCCTTTTTAACGGTTATTGATCAACGAGGAACTTCGTTTTATGTTGAAGGTGAGAATAAACCTATACTCCACAAAGGAGACTCTAAATCAATTGCATTTCCGATAGGAAGTGGTCTTGTCGGTTGGGTGTATAAAAATCAAGAATCTATTTTTATTGATGAAAACAGTCAGGGACAGGCATGCTCAAGATTGCTGGGAGCCAGTGCCGCTACTAAGGAATTTTTAAGTGTAATTTGCCTACCGCTTGTTTTTCAGAAAAAAACACGAGGTGTTTTAGTTCTGGCAAATGAAAGCCCGTTAAAAATTTCTGAAGATCTTAAAGACTTTTTGTTTATGGTTTCTGAATATTTAACGCAATTTCTCGAGAATCTTTTTTTAAAAAGTAAGCTCGTTGAAGCGCGGACAGCTTTGCAGAAGGTAACCCCTGCAAAGAATAACGCTACTATCTTGATAAATGACAATTAA
- a CDS encoding rod shape-determining protein — translation MLWARFISFLGKDLAMDLGTANTLLYTPKDGIVLNEPSVVALDARDDSVIAVGKEAKEYLGRTPDKIRAIRPMKDGVIADFEVTKKMISFFIQKVINKRNLIKPKIIICVPTGITQVEKRAVIESGQQAGAREVRLIEEPMAAAIGAGLNIHEPEGNMVVDIGGGTTEVAVITLSSIAHSQSVRVAGDEMNLAIMRYVQDEFKLLIGENTAERAKITIGSAIELPEILTMTISGRNLIDGKPKAIEITDAHVREAISDPVAAIVTAVKIALENTQPELVSDIATNGLLLAGGGALLKGLDILINRETTLKVIIDDDPLTTVVRGTGLSLQKDKGFEKVYIN, via the coding sequence ATGTTATGGGCTAGATTTATAAGCTTTTTGGGCAAAGATCTTGCCATGGACCTTGGTACTGCCAATACACTTCTTTATACACCTAAAGACGGTATTGTTTTAAATGAACCGTCTGTTGTTGCACTTGATGCACGTGATGATTCCGTTATTGCGGTAGGAAAGGAAGCAAAAGAGTACCTTGGAAGAACTCCGGATAAAATCAGAGCCATACGTCCTATGAAAGACGGAGTTATTGCTGATTTTGAGGTTACAAAAAAAATGATATCTTTCTTTATCCAGAAAGTTATCAATAAACGTAATCTTATTAAGCCGAAGATCATTATTTGTGTTCCGACAGGAATTACACAGGTTGAAAAGCGGGCGGTTATTGAATCGGGTCAACAGGCCGGAGCGCGTGAAGTCCGCCTCATTGAAGAGCCGATGGCCGCAGCAATCGGTGCCGGACTTAATATTCATGAGCCGGAAGGTAACATGGTTGTTGATATCGGCGGCGGAACAACTGAAGTTGCCGTTATTACCCTTTCATCTATTGCTCACAGTCAGTCCGTGCGAGTTGCTGGTGACGAAATGAATTTAGCTATCATGCGCTACGTTCAGGATGAATTTAAATTACTGATCGGTGAAAATACAGCAGAGCGGGCTAAAATAACTATCGGTTCAGCAATTGAACTTCCTGAAATTCTTACTATGACAATTTCTGGAAGAAATTTAATTGATGGAAAGCCTAAAGCTATTGAAATTACTGATGCTCATGTAAGGGAAGCCATTTCTGATCCTGTTGCTGCCATTGTCACAGCAGTTAAGATTGCTCTTGAAAATACTCAACCTGAACTGGTTAGTGATATTGCTACCAACGGGCTGCTTTTAGCCGGTGGTGGAGCTCTTTTAAAAGGTCTTGATATTTTGATAAATCGTGAAACAACGCTTAAAGTTATTATTGATGATGATCCTCTGACAACGGTTGTCCGCGGTACAGGACTAAGTCTGCAAAAAGATAAAGGTTTTGAAAAAGTTTATATAAATTAA
- a CDS encoding inositol monophosphatase family protein: MNSILKKASSAVLEAGDIIKEGWKKPKNIKHKGRIDLVTETDLAVELFLKEELSKILPGSSFLAEETAGNAKLGDRTWIIDPIDGTTNFAHGLPMIATSVALWVDGSIALGIINLPILNELFTAVKGGGAFMNAEPIHVSDCVSLEDSLVATGFPYAIEEHVDFITKALSKVLLSTQGVRRPGAAALDLAYLACGRYDGYYENALKPWDTASGWLLVEEAGGTVSDYKNNEFNLFSSSILATNSKLHEPLGKILRSCL, from the coding sequence ATGAATTCTATTCTTAAAAAAGCATCATCGGCTGTTCTTGAAGCTGGAGACATTATTAAGGAAGGGTGGAAAAAACCCAAAAATATTAAGCATAAAGGCCGGATTGATCTTGTTACTGAGACCGATTTGGCCGTTGAGCTTTTTCTTAAAGAAGAACTTTCAAAAATACTTCCCGGATCTTCTTTTTTAGCAGAAGAAACCGCCGGAAATGCTAAACTCGGTGACCGGACGTGGATAATTGATCCTATTGATGGAACAACTAATTTTGCTCACGGTCTGCCCATGATAGCAACGTCTGTTGCCTTATGGGTTGATGGTTCTATTGCTCTCGGGATAATTAACCTGCCAATTTTAAATGAACTTTTCACCGCAGTTAAAGGCGGCGGAGCGTTTATGAATGCTGAACCCATTCATGTTTCGGACTGCGTAAGTCTGGAGGATTCGCTTGTCGCAACAGGTTTTCCTTACGCTATTGAAGAGCATGTTGATTTCATTACCAAGGCACTGAGTAAAGTTCTTTTAAGTACTCAGGGCGTGCGTCGACCTGGAGCAGCCGCTCTTGATCTGGCTTATCTGGCATGCGGTAGATATGACGGTTATTATGAAAATGCTTTAAAGCCATGGGATACAGCCTCAGGGTGGTTGCTTGTTGAAGAAGCAGGCGGAACTGTTTCAGATTATAAGAATAACGAGTTTAACCTTTTCTCATCCAGTATTCTTGCAACCAATTCTAAACTTCATGAACCACTTGGTAAAATCTTAAGATCTTGCTTATAG
- a CDS encoding NUDIX hydrolase, whose product MKNKPNHVEVVDIKNCPFARMNLTEVHRQSLKHRSVIVLIYDNKGKLYLQKRSAEKKHYPGRWDLSASGHVYVKESFEDAALRVLKTKLGIEHANIKELTELKASSETGYEFIKLFILDKLNTVSPPNPNEVESGFFYSMNELGWLLKECRELLAPKLVYLNDIKMLYKMK is encoded by the coding sequence ATGAAAAATAAACCGAATCATGTCGAAGTTGTCGATATTAAAAATTGTCCATTTGCAAGAATGAATCTTACTGAAGTTCATAGACAGTCATTGAAACACAGATCAGTGATCGTTCTTATATATGATAACAAAGGAAAACTCTATTTACAAAAAAGAAGTGCAGAAAAAAAACATTATCCGGGACGATGGGATCTTTCAGCCAGCGGTCATGTATATGTTAAAGAATCATTTGAAGATGCGGCTTTAAGAGTCTTAAAAACAAAACTGGGAATAGAACACGCTAATATCAAAGAACTTACTGAACTGAAGGCTTCATCTGAAACTGGATACGAATTTATCAAACTATTTATACTGGATAAATTAAACACAGTTTCGCCACCCAATCCAAACGAAGTTGAATCCGGATTCTTCTACTCTATGAATGAATTGGGGTGGCTTCTTAAAGAATGTCGTGAACTTCTTGCTCCGAAACTTGTATATCTGAACGACATAAAAATGTTATACAAAATGAAATAG
- the rimI gene encoding ribosomal protein S18-alanine N-acetyltransferase yields MKSTEVTTCDQMIIEVGLESIDEIRNLERVCFDYHWTEEQFKLGLERRAFYILGYVLEGLLVGYLAYSIVLDEMEVLNLGVHPDFRKQGIARGLMLALLKQCRDIDVVKGLLDVKRSNIPAISLYESLGFKQVGVRKKYYPDTNEDALLYDLDM; encoded by the coding sequence ATGAAAAGCACAGAAGTCACTACTTGTGACCAAATGATAATCGAAGTAGGGCTGGAATCAATTGATGAGATTCGGAATCTTGAAAGGGTGTGTTTTGATTACCACTGGACAGAGGAACAGTTTAAACTTGGACTTGAACGACGAGCCTTTTATATACTTGGATATGTATTAGAGGGTCTTCTGGTCGGCTATCTGGCGTATTCAATAGTTCTTGATGAAATGGAGGTACTCAATTTAGGAGTTCATCCAGATTTCAGGAAGCAGGGAATTGCCAGAGGGTTGATGCTGGCTTTGTTAAAACAATGCCGCGATATAGATGTTGTGAAAGGTCTGCTTGATGTCAAAAGATCTAATATTCCTGCTATATCCCTTTATGAAAGTTTAGGTTTTAAGCAGGTTGGAGTTCGCAAAAAATATTATCCGGATACTAATGAAGATGCTCTTCTTTATGATCTGGATATGTAA